The window aacccataaagGTTTTCCTTTTTTATACGAAGGAACTCCTACCACAAACGACACTTTAATTTTAGTGGTTTCATGATTGTTGATAGATTGTAGAtgcttaaaaatttaaattatcttttttattttagaaatagataaaaattaattaattaatgcaaTTAATACAAGGATAGTAAaatcttttaattaatattaattatatttcttaattcttGAACTTTGACTTTAAAAGACGAATATTATGGAACATAGAGAATATTTAACAGACTTAGTTATTTATCAACAAGTTTTTTTTGTAACCGTGTTAGTCACACATTAAAATATATTGAATGTAATTGATGTTTGAAAAGTCAAATAATTTTCTCAAAATTTCCAATAATATAGAACTAAAATCGATTTTTGGTTACGACTAAATTTATGACAAAATTTGAAACATTTCGTAAGTTATTCATCGAAAGTTTAGTGTCAAATTTGTCCATAATCtctataaaataaaacataaatagtGAAAATATAGTGTAAACAGAATCCTGAAACTCTCGCAATGGCCCATCCTCCATCTTCTCTCCCACTACAAGATCGAGTCGCCATAGTTACTGGCTCCTCCCGTGGAATTGGGAAAGCCATAGCCCTCCATTTGGCTTCATTGGGCGCAAAGCTCGTCATCAATTATTCTTCGAACAGAGACCAGGCTGATCTCGTCGTTCAAGAGattaattcttcttcttcttcttcctctgctAATGATTGCCCTCGCGCCATTTCTGTCCAAGCTAATGTCTCCGATCCTACCCAGGTTAAGTCTCTCTTCGATGAGGCTGAGAGAATTTTTGGCTCTCAAGTCCATGTCTTGGTGAACTCTGCTGGGGTTTTGGATTCCAAGTATCCCTCCATTGCTAACACTTCCTTGGAGGATTTTGAACGCACTTTTAGGTAATTTTATCAACTATTACCCACCCGATTTCTTTGATTGATGActatttgtttgttcatttgCTTGTCATACTTAATGGGCGTCCTTGAAATTGAAGattaattttgaaattgtttGCAACAGCGACATTGCTTtaagaaaattgaaaattgattgATTAATGATTTTACAATCTGTATGCATTTTGAATGAGGAACAGGACCAATTTATCCTCAATTGATTTGATCCGTTAAATGCTGAACCTAGTTTTGAACATAGGAAGACAAGGAAGGTTAAATGAAGCTGAATTTCATAAAGTTTGGTCCTTTTTCCGCAATTGAGCAGATTGCTTTTCTAATGCATCTTTAACTGTAGACAGTAGAGTTGTAAAACCTTAAACTTCTATATAGTCTTACCTTGGGAACATAGATTAAAATCATATGGTTGCAAAATAATTTTCACCTCAATATGATTTACCTATAAATGTTAGTTAAGATATTTAGTTTGATTATGGGAGAAAATATGAAGAAGCTTGTAATGCTGAGTTTAGGGTAGAACTGAAAGGGGTTGAACATGAAAGAGCTGCTTTCTGAGACACCCTTAACATTGAATTTGCAGTTGAATCAATGAGTatcaaactattttttttttttccgatCAAATCACGAGATAAGGGTCCGCACCACCGCGGCGGCACCTATGTCCACATCCAGATTAATCCCCGTTCACTGGTTGGTAGGCAACTCAAATGAGTATCAAACTATGATATACATTCTTCTACTTTTCACTATAATCCAACTTGATTATAACCTAATAATGCCCTCATCTACAGTGTGAATACTAAAGGTTCATTCTTGTGCTGCAAAGAAGCAGCAAACCGGCTCAAACGTGGCGGTGGAGGCCGAATAATAATGTTATCATCATCTATGATTGGTGGATTGAAGCCAGGATTTGGAGCATATGTAGCTTCAAAGGCAGCAGTAGAGACAATGGTAAAGATACTAGCAAAGGAATTAAAGGGAACTGGGATCACAGCAAACTGTGTTGCACCAGGTCCTATAGCAACAGAGATGTTTTATGCTGGGAAGACAGAGGAACAAATTCAGAAGAGCATTGCCGAATGCCCGCTAGCCCGGCTCGGTGAGCCCAAGGATGTTGCACCTGTTGTTGGGTTCTTGGCTACTGATGCTGGTGAGTGGATTAACGGACAGGTTATTCGAGCCAATGGTGGCTATGTTTAGGATTTGCAGATGCATATCTAACACTACCAAGTAAAGTAGTTTATTTGGAGTGATTCTACCGGACCACACTGGCCCAGGACTGCTCAGATTGTGTCAGCGCAGCAGTGGCACTGATGTGGCATAATCAGAGTGGTCGGGACTAGTATGGTCCGGGACCATAGTAGAAATTTTCGTTCATTCGAGGGTTTATGGTTTGATAACAAAATATTTCTTATCAGTTTGGTTTTCTTTACACAATGTTTTATTTGAAGCTTCAAGTAGAGAAATCATCCCTGAGGTATGAAATTGAATTGGCCTGCCAATAACAATTTTCTGATTGCTATTTGCTTTGGTCAAAGAACAAAGTGAACCAATCATTTAGCTTTGAAATGGTAATCTGAGTGTTGTAAAATGCTGTTCCTTCAAATTTTATTCTATAATCAAATCAATCCAATTGGAAAAATGAATCTAATATCAGatacatgtatatataattagacTAATTTAATTGGGTCATATATAAGAGAAATTCACAAAGAAATTTGATTATTAGTAGAAAAGATGAGAGCCGTGTTTTAGTGTAGCCATGAAATTTGATTATTGGAAAAGTAATTTTAATCCTCCAactttgggtaaattacatccatacACCTCAACTTTGCATTTTCTTTTTATAGCCATGAACTTGAAAACTGGACAATTAAAGCTCTTGAATTTTACACTCATTTTACTGTTGAAGAAAGGGAAAATTaaaaaactaggtcaaatgggaggctcatttacatatttaacccatttactcaacctactacatatctagactgattttgtgcgactttcccataatacccctaaccttcccacttccccaaACGCGAACGGTCTCTCCCCCTCTTCTCCTTGGTTGCGCGAAACGGTTGGCAgttcctccattaatgattccaagacttttgatcttcctttaaattgcacgaaatctgcaccatttctccaaatcacaatgtatttctcttcttcatctcttgattctgcaacttcctaatcctagaaaacgaagccatggttcttcatcttccagttcctgctcgtttcttggtttctttcttcttgtgaccatcgaagaaatggtgattctacgttattttcatcgttttttccGGTTTATCATATTGGTTTcgtcgaaaaatgtaagtatatattGTTTTTTCTGTATTTTTCCCATAAATCCACTTAGCATATGCGGTTTTCGCGAGGTCTGtggggagaaatttatcgatttcacTTCGCGAAATGATGATTACACGGAGTTTGCGAGGtaaatcgataaatttctctcgcagactccgcgaaatcatcgtttcgcgaagtcagagcgtcacatttctcctcgcaAACTCCGCAAAATCATCGTTTCGCAaagtcagagcgtcacattccTCCTCGTAGACGTCGCGAAATCATtgtttcgctaagtaaaatcacccTCTTTCTTGCACATTTACgttcgcatacttagcgaatcatcgtttcgcgaagccaaatcttcattttttctgactaacacgatcaaatttttctgaaggtggttgaatacataatattCATTCCTGGAAGCCGGCGTGTTagggtgccatgagagacatccattccaaaaggtctggacttccaaccACCAGTGGTGAATAGGAGTCtacaccgtgggacacgtccatccctcaATGGTTAATAAGAGCCTATGTATCGTGAGACATCCATCCATCGCTGGTGAATAAGAGcctatgtataatgaagtgatttgttaggagtttattgtgacaatcttgttctgtaccgtgagacacatccatccatcGGTAGTGAATAGGAGCCTATGtattatgaagtgatttgttaggagtttcttgtggcaatcttgttgtaaattttgataatgttatgattttcatgttagaattcgttgttgtttgacattttttgttatataccacttcgcgaattagcttcaaaacacatccaggtttcacatatgctaattaaattcatcaactaGACCAAACATTAGTTtcacaggcttcgcatatgctaattaaattcatcaagtaaacccaaatcttagcttcgcaggcttcgcataagaTCGAATCTACGAAGTCAGATGGGAGGGagacagacgcgcgtaaatattgagggtattatgagaaagtcacacaaaatcagtttaGATAtataataggttgagtaaatggattaaatatgtaaatgaaccTTCTATATaacccatttttgtaatttacccgttGAAGAAATCAAAATGACCGACAATGATTTCAAAATGCAAAAACTCAAGAATTAAAATGGTTAGAATTGCATGATCTCATGgatacatattttttatttttataatcaccatttttagaattttctatcTCAAAATAACCACTTTATCCATCCTAACTAAACTAAACaacaattcttcaaaaaaaaaaaagcttaatacataaataacctcctgaacttgtccaaatgttgcaactgtcccctccaactttcaatcgTAACAAATTACCCTTCGAACTTCtctaattgtaacaatttaccccttaaacttgtccaattataaaatataaccccaaattggtgacatggactgcaattgaagaaacacatgaaatgcaaaatctgcaacgctcgtggattgtgataatcagatctttggcgtgatacgaatccgggaaaatgcttttactgttgcttcaagtatggggtaaaaaaatttccaatttggGATTATGTTTTAgaattgaacaagtttaaggagtaagttgttacaattgaaagttgaaggGGGCAGTTGTaatatttgaacaagttcaggggttatttgtgtattaggccaaaaaaaaaaactaaactaaacaaCATatcaatgaaataaaaataaaaaagaagtttaaaaattaaaattgtttaaatatcATTTTTGCCAGCTCTATAATGGAGGACTAATTATTATTGGACTGACATCTTAGTCAATGATAAAAAGGTCATTATATTAACAATATGTAAAATTCAAAGAATATAATGTTCAAGGTCGAAAAGAAAGTGAAGACAAAGTTGAAGAGCCATGAGTATAATTTACTCCAACTTGCTTTATAGATTCATTTTGATGGGAATAAATTGCAATGTTTTACTTTGAAGTAAGTTTCACAATGATCATTGaacttcattttgttttaatattttgttttaataaagtCATTCCGTTCAATTCATAATAAAAAGTCCCTCAAACAGTGATATGGAAGCTACTCTGAAAAGAATTTGCTTCCACACATAATATGAGAGTCGCAAGTGTGCCACatgatagtaaaaaaaaaactaaataaaaaatacattttttggCAATCACGTAGTAATTTCAAGCAGTTGAATTAAGTCAATAAAagatatgatttttattttattgttatcATGTGACTGTCATGTCACACGTAAAAGTCAGTCATTTCCAATGTGACTGTCATTATTCTAGTGACTTTTCTATTTGAAATGGTCACAttgactttattgaaataaaaataaaagtttaattacttgattgaaacaaaatgaagttcAATGATATTTGTGAAACTTACACCAAACTTGCAATTTACCTATTTAGATGTAAGTTCTCCTTTCAACttcagttttaattttaaaGATCATATTTAATAAGTCTTAATTATTAATCATGAACTCAATGGTTGAAATTTATTTATtcgataattaattaattgaattttagaATTATATTTACACTTTAAAGGTGGGGAGAACGAACAATAAAATTGAGTATGAATGTCCAAAAATTCGGATTGAGTTCCTGTGATCCATTTATATCCTTCTAATTTTTTGgattttcatcttcttccctttttgcACTCGGTCATGCTCCTGCTTTTTTGGCTTCCCACGTGCCCTTCCTTGTCGACATAATTTAGGAAACGCTCCATAATTACGCTTACAATGGATGCCCAAACGACGTTGCTTTGACAAACATGGCGCCAAATTCCAATATCATTCCTAGATCTTCGGTATTGTCTTTGTCCCTTTCTCCCTTACCTCTCCTTCGCATTTCATTCATTTCCTTTGCCACTTTAAAAATCTTCCTAATTACAAAGTCCTAGCCTGATTCCCAACTCAGATAAGGTACTTCAAAATCCACATCACTGTAACAATACAGTCGTATCGATCTGCCGCAAACCCTTAGATAACATCATCATTTTCCGTTGTTTGGTGGGACAACCAAACCTTTAAGTTAGTAATGCAAATCTGTCCGACGCACTAAGAGGAAATGGACTTCTAGCTCCTGTTGATCACCGGTGCATGCTTTTGAAGCGTCGAtttcctatttttattttagCTGCATCAGACTTTTAGCTTAATAATTTCCTTCCATCAGGTGCGTTATGCGGAAGCGAGATCCACTTTCTTGTTAATGGTTGGTCTG is drawn from Euphorbia lathyris chromosome 9, ddEupLath1.1, whole genome shotgun sequence and contains these coding sequences:
- the LOC136207449 gene encoding NADPH-dependent aldehyde reductase-like protein, chloroplastic; translated protein: MAHPPSSLPLQDRVAIVTGSSRGIGKAIALHLASLGAKLVINYSSNRDQADLVVQEINSSSSSSSANDCPRAISVQANVSDPTQVKSLFDEAERIFGSQVHVLVNSAGVLDSKYPSIANTSLEDFERTFSVNTKGSFLCCKEAANRLKRGGGGRIIMLSSSMIGGLKPGFGAYVASKAAVETMVKILAKELKGTGITANCVAPGPIATEMFYAGKTEEQIQKSIAECPLARLGEPKDVAPVVGFLATDAGEWINGQVIRANGGYV